The proteins below come from a single Mugil cephalus isolate CIBA_MC_2020 chromosome 7, CIBA_Mcephalus_1.1, whole genome shotgun sequence genomic window:
- the LOC125010630 gene encoding immunoglobulin lambda-1 light chain-like — MLFLPAAALCCLCSALVAMAADLTQDQLTLTKRVGQTVSFRCEGTGQCSISFIFWYQKKETETFRLILRIDKSNGIINKGYKHPQENDFSAVNKQNSWELEIKKVKVDHSASYYCSCWYSNKGIYNWYFIFVSGTKLYVTDEQVVKPVVSVYPAASRPNQEEKSSLLCLASSMFPPVVQFSWKRQKKGGSLEDLTSAQEDQLELRESGHRASIRLVDRDDLHTYKYICSVQHEGGIVEDTLEERVEDRVEAQALQGVPAPAASCPPEREPADLAALQQHHCKITCCLSAWTAPMSNEDTRTTLQD; from the exons atgcttttcctcccagctgctgctctgtgctgtctgtgttcag ccctggttgccatggcagcagatctgacccaggaccagttaacattgaccaagagagttggtcaaacagtctccttcagatgtgaaggaactgGCCAgtgtagtattagctttatattctggtaccagaagaaagaaacagaaacattcagactGATTCTTCGTATTGATAAAAGCAATGGTATAATCAATAAAGGATATAAACATCCTCAGGAAaatgatttctcagctgtgaacaaacagaacagttgggagttggagataaagaaagttaaagtcgatcattcagcctcctactactgctcct GCTGGTACAGTAACAAAGGGAT CTACAACTGGTACTTCATCTTTGTCTCTGGAACTAAACTGTATGTaacag atgagcaggtagtgaagcccgtggtgagcgtgtacccagcagcatccagacccaaccaggaggagaagagctccctgctgtgtctggcctcatccatgtttcctcctgtggtccagttctcctggaaaagacagaagaagggcGGCTCTCTGGAGGATCTGACCTCTGCTCAGGAAGATCAGCTGGAACTCAGAGAGTCAGGACACAGAGCCTCCATCAGACTGGTGGATAGAGATGATCtgcacacatataaatacatctgCTCCGTCCAGCACGAGGGAGGCATAGTGGAGGACACACTggaagaaagagtggaggacagagtggaggcccaagcactacaag gggttccagctccagcagcctcctgtcctccagagagagagccagcagacctggcagctctgcagcaacatcactgtaagatcacctgctgcctctctgcatgGACAGCTCCAATGTCCAATGAGGACACTAGAACAACTTTACAGGACTAA